A window of the Butyricimonas faecalis genome harbors these coding sequences:
- a CDS encoding DUF3575 domain-containing protein, giving the protein MIILASVNNISRKLLLFFLLFLGITSVFAQELQDSVSIYFHQGKTNIDLHFRQNGQVLNHIRTNRPDSSFVIRKILIIGGASPEGSIPLNRWLSEQRAENLFAYIKRYHAFPDSLKRFVFLGRDWKGLLQLTENDARMPYRQETLDVLREIVAETGNGADGALKITELQQLHGGVPYNYMYREFFPDLRNSRIYVWYEFVGKSHSANAPMRGLSNEILPVRMLDTTHLKTRSLPAISASRKPIFLGIKTNVLYDLLLIPNIGVEVYLGRNWSASANWMYAWWKSDRRHNYWRTYGGDVEIRRWFGKRAEEKPLTGHHAGVYGQIVTYDFELGGRGYLGDKWSYGAGISYGYALPVARRLNLDFTLAVGYLRGKYKEYLPIDDHYVWQSTRMRNWVGPTKLEVSLVWLIGRGNFNARKGGRS; this is encoded by the coding sequence ATGATCATATTGGCGAGTGTTAATAATATTTCAAGAAAACTTCTTCTTTTCTTTTTGTTGTTTTTGGGTATTACTTCTGTTTTTGCCCAAGAGCTACAAGATTCCGTATCTATTTATTTTCATCAAGGAAAAACAAATATCGATCTTCATTTTCGCCAAAATGGACAAGTGTTGAACCACATTCGTACGAACCGACCGGATTCATCTTTCGTTATCCGTAAAATTCTGATTATCGGAGGAGCCTCTCCGGAAGGAAGCATTCCACTAAACCGATGGTTATCAGAACAACGAGCAGAGAATTTATTCGCTTACATCAAGCGTTACCATGCATTCCCTGACTCGCTAAAGCGATTCGTGTTTCTTGGTCGCGACTGGAAAGGATTGCTTCAATTGACGGAGAACGATGCCCGGATGCCCTATCGTCAAGAAACGTTGGATGTACTACGAGAGATTGTTGCAGAAACGGGCAACGGGGCTGATGGTGCTCTCAAAATCACGGAATTGCAACAACTTCATGGTGGTGTTCCTTATAATTACATGTATCGGGAGTTTTTCCCCGACTTGCGTAATTCCAGAATATACGTATGGTACGAATTTGTCGGTAAGTCGCACTCCGCGAATGCTCCTATGCGTGGCTTGAGCAATGAAATTCTTCCTGTTCGTATGCTTGATACTACACATTTGAAAACACGGAGTTTACCGGCTATCAGTGCTTCTCGCAAACCGATATTTTTGGGTATAAAGACCAATGTGCTTTATGACTTGCTGTTGATTCCCAATATTGGCGTGGAGGTTTACCTCGGGAGAAATTGGTCCGCAAGTGCCAACTGGATGTACGCGTGGTGGAAAAGCGATCGAAGACACAATTACTGGCGCACGTATGGCGGGGATGTCGAAATACGCCGTTGGTTTGGCAAGCGGGCGGAAGAGAAGCCGTTAACCGGACATCACGCGGGTGTATACGGGCAAATCGTCACGTACGATTTCGAATTAGGCGGTCGAGGTTACTTGGGAGACAAATGGAGCTATGGGGCCGGCATTTCCTACGGGTACGCTCTACCAGTTGCACGTCGCTTGAATTTAGACTTCACTCTTGCCGTCGGGTATTTACGAGGAAAGTACAAGGAGTATTTGCCCATTGACGATCATTATGTGTGGCAAAGTACACGCATGAGGAATTGGGTGGGGCCTACCAAATTGGAGGTCTCTTTGGTATGGCTGATCGGGCGAGGAAATTTTAATGCGAGGAAAGGAGGTCGGTCATGA
- the nifJ gene encoding pyruvate:ferredoxin (flavodoxin) oxidoreductase, which translates to MAKEKKFITCDGNAAAAHVAYMFSEVSCIYPITPSSPMAEYVDEWAAKGRKNLFGETVKVMEMQSEAGAAGAVHGSLQAGALTTTYTASQGLLLMIPNMYKIAGELLPCVFHVSARALAAHALSIFGDHADVYAARQTGFAMLASGSVQEVMDLSAVSHLTAIKSRVPFVNFFDGFRTSHEIQKIEELDMEDVRGLVDMKALQEFRDRAQTSENPVTKGTAQNPDVYFQGREAANKFYDAVPDIVADYMDEMSKITGRTYRPFVYYGAKDAENIIIAMGSVTETIREVIDYKLAQGEKVGMIAVHLYRPFSAKYFMEAVPATVKRIAVLDRTKEPGATGDPLYLDVKDVFYGQKNAPMIVGGRYGLGSKDVTPGQIIAVYKNLAMNEPKNQFTIGIVDDVTFRSLPVEPEVKVNSDHMYEAKFYGLGSDGTVGANKNSIKIIGGATNKYCQAYFAYDSKKSGGFTASHLRFGDDPIRSTYLVTTPDFVACHVPAYIHMYDVLKGLKKGGSFLLNSLWDEKEIGEHLPNAMKRYLAENEINFYIINGTKIGQQLGLGNRTNTIMQSAFFKITNVIPYDLAVSEMKKAIDKSYGKKGEAVVKMNYAAVDAGGLAENVVKVSVPAEWKNLKDENCTCDENRPEFIRNVVDVMNAQKGDDLPVSAFTGREDGTFPAGTSRFEKRGIAISVPEWQVNNCIQCNQCAYICPHAAIRPFLISDEELAAAPAGTEAKPAIGKELAGLKFKIQVSPLDCTGCGNCVDVCPAKEKALIMKPLESQEAEIARFEYMDQKVGYKKVVEPNNVKNSQFQQPLFEFSGACAGCGETPYIKLITQLFGERMMVANATGCTSIYGGSAPSTPYCKNYQSGRGVAWANSLFEDNAEYGLGMAEGNNRLRDRAKRLLEENLSSFSADTQAAVNEWLAAFEDGEKTLVASDNMSAALAKENSAIAKEILELKAYFTKKSQWIFGGDGWAYDIGYGGLDHVLASGHNVNVLVVDTEVYSNTGGQSSKSTPVGAVAKFAASGKRVRKKDLGAMAMSYGYVYVAQVAMGSNQAQYLKALKEAEAYDGPSLIIAYAPCINHGLKASMGKSQAEEKKAVECGYWQLYRYNPALEEEGKNPFQLDSKEPDYSKFRDYLMGEVRFNSLLKAAPEEAEKLFAKTQSDAKWRYEGYKRRAEMKYGE; encoded by the coding sequence ATGGCAAAAGAAAAGAAATTTATCACATGTGATGGTAACGCGGCTGCTGCTCATGTAGCTTATATGTTCAGCGAGGTTTCGTGTATCTATCCTATTACTCCGTCATCTCCGATGGCAGAGTATGTAGACGAATGGGCTGCTAAAGGTAGAAAGAACCTGTTCGGGGAGACTGTAAAAGTGATGGAAATGCAATCAGAAGCAGGTGCTGCTGGAGCCGTTCACGGTTCTTTGCAAGCTGGTGCGTTAACCACGACTTACACGGCTTCTCAGGGATTATTATTAATGATTCCTAATATGTATAAGATTGCAGGTGAATTACTTCCTTGCGTTTTCCATGTGAGTGCTCGTGCTTTGGCTGCTCATGCACTTTCTATTTTCGGTGATCATGCAGACGTTTACGCTGCTCGCCAAACCGGTTTCGCCATGTTGGCTTCCGGTTCAGTGCAAGAAGTGATGGACCTTTCTGCCGTATCGCATTTGACCGCTATTAAGTCAAGAGTTCCTTTCGTTAATTTCTTTGATGGTTTCCGTACCTCTCACGAGATTCAGAAAATCGAAGAGTTAGACATGGAGGACGTTCGCGGATTGGTTGATATGAAAGCTTTGCAGGAATTCCGTGATCGGGCTCAAACTTCTGAGAACCCTGTAACAAAGGGAACTGCACAGAATCCGGACGTCTATTTCCAAGGTAGAGAGGCTGCCAATAAATTCTATGATGCAGTACCTGATATCGTGGCTGACTATATGGATGAAATGTCCAAGATTACAGGTCGTACTTATCGTCCGTTCGTATATTACGGAGCTAAAGATGCTGAGAATATCATCATTGCTATGGGGTCCGTGACCGAGACTATTCGTGAGGTGATCGATTATAAACTTGCTCAGGGAGAAAAAGTGGGTATGATCGCCGTTCATTTGTATCGTCCGTTCTCTGCTAAATATTTCATGGAAGCAGTTCCTGCTACCGTAAAACGTATTGCCGTTCTTGACCGTACGAAAGAGCCGGGAGCAACCGGAGATCCGTTGTACCTTGACGTGAAAGACGTGTTCTACGGACAAAAGAATGCCCCGATGATCGTTGGCGGACGTTACGGATTAGGTTCTAAGGACGTAACCCCGGGACAAATCATTGCTGTTTACAAGAATTTGGCTATGAACGAGCCGAAAAACCAATTTACTATTGGTATCGTGGATGATGTGACATTCCGTTCTCTTCCTGTTGAACCGGAGGTGAAAGTGAATTCCGATCACATGTACGAGGCTAAGTTCTATGGTTTAGGTTCTGATGGTACAGTCGGTGCCAATAAAAACTCTATCAAGATTATCGGTGGAGCAACCAATAAATATTGTCAAGCTTATTTCGCTTATGACTCAAAGAAATCAGGAGGTTTCACGGCTTCTCACCTTCGCTTCGGGGATGATCCTATCCGTTCAACCTATTTGGTAACCACTCCTGACTTCGTGGCTTGTCATGTGCCTGCATACATTCACATGTATGACGTGTTGAAAGGTTTGAAAAAAGGTGGTTCTTTCTTGTTAAATTCTCTTTGGGATGAGAAAGAGATTGGAGAACACCTTCCGAATGCCATGAAACGCTATTTGGCTGAAAACGAAATTAATTTCTATATTATCAACGGAACGAAGATCGGTCAGCAATTAGGTTTGGGTAACCGTACGAACACGATCATGCAGTCTGCTTTCTTCAAAATCACGAACGTGATTCCTTACGATTTGGCTGTTAGCGAAATGAAAAAAGCTATCGACAAGTCATACGGAAAGAAAGGTGAGGCTGTTGTGAAAATGAACTATGCTGCTGTTGATGCCGGTGGTTTGGCTGAAAACGTGGTGAAAGTTTCTGTTCCTGCCGAGTGGAAAAATCTGAAAGATGAAAATTGTACTTGTGATGAAAACCGTCCGGAATTTATCCGTAACGTGGTTGATGTGATGAATGCCCAGAAAGGGGATGATCTTCCTGTTAGTGCATTTACGGGACGTGAAGACGGAACTTTCCCTGCCGGAACTTCTAGATTCGAGAAACGCGGAATTGCGATCAGTGTTCCGGAATGGCAAGTGAATAACTGTATTCAATGTAATCAATGTGCTTACATTTGTCCTCACGCAGCTATTCGTCCGTTCTTGATTTCTGATGAAGAATTAGCTGCTGCTCCTGCGGGAACGGAGGCTAAACCAGCTATCGGTAAGGAACTTGCAGGATTGAAATTCAAGATTCAGGTATCTCCGTTGGATTGTACGGGATGTGGTAACTGTGTTGATGTTTGTCCGGCTAAGGAAAAAGCATTGATCATGAAACCGCTTGAATCACAAGAAGCTGAAATCGCTCGTTTCGAATACATGGATCAAAAGGTGGGCTACAAGAAAGTAGTTGAGCCGAATAACGTGAAAAATTCTCAGTTCCAACAACCTTTGTTCGAGTTCTCCGGAGCTTGTGCCGGTTGTGGTGAGACACCGTATATCAAGTTAATTACTCAATTATTCGGAGAGAGAATGATGGTGGCAAATGCTACCGGATGTACCTCAATTTATGGAGGTTCTGCTCCTTCAACTCCGTATTGCAAGAATTATCAGTCAGGACGCGGTGTGGCTTGGGCTAACTCGTTGTTCGAGGACAACGCCGAGTATGGTCTTGGAATGGCAGAAGGTAATAACCGTTTGCGTGATCGTGCTAAGAGATTATTGGAAGAGAACTTATCAAGCTTCTCTGCTGATACTCAGGCTGCCGTTAACGAATGGCTTGCTGCTTTCGAGGATGGAGAGAAAACGTTAGTCGCTAGCGATAACATGTCTGCTGCTTTGGCTAAAGAAAATTCAGCTATCGCTAAAGAAATATTGGAACTGAAGGCTTACTTCACGAAGAAATCTCAATGGATCTTCGGTGGAGACGGATGGGCTTATGACATCGGTTACGGTGGTTTGGATCACGTGTTAGCAAGCGGTCATAACGTGAACGTGTTGGTAGTTGATACCGAGGTTTATTCAAATACCGGAGGTCAATCTTCCAAATCAACTCCTGTTGGTGCCGTGGCTAAGTTTGCTGCTAGCGGTAAACGTGTTCGCAAAAAAGATTTGGGTGCAATGGCAATGTCATACGGTTATGTATATGTAGCACAAGTCGCCATGGGATCCAACCAGGCTCAATACCTGAAAGCGTTGAAAGAGGCTGAAGCTTACGACGGACCTTCATTGATCATCGCTTACGCTCCGTGTATTAACCACGGTCTGAAAGCAAGCATGGGTAAATCTCAAGCTGAAGAGAAGAAGGCTGTTGAATGTGGATACTGGCAATTATACCGTTATAACCCGGCATTGGAAGAAGAGGGTAAAAACCCGTTCCAATTGGATTCTAAAGAACCGGATTATAGCAAATTCCGTGACTACCTGATGGGTGAAGTGCGTTTCAACTCCTTGTTGAAAGCTGCTCCGGAGGAAGCTGAAAAATTGTTTGCCAAGACTCAGTCAGACGCTAAATGGCGTTATGAAGGTTACAAACGTCGTGCAGAAATGAAATACGGCGAGTAA
- a CDS encoding IS110 family RNA-guided transposase, translated as MENFYFIGVDVSKKKLDFCVLLNGTIVLEEVVNNNIPSIRRFLETFLVDFKTSIDNLLVCAEHTGQYTFPLSIACQSLSCGLWLENPAQIKYSSGFSRGKNDKVDAHRIARYASRFSDNARYYQRPREEIERLKQLRNEQDLYKSDLAKYKGQLSDQREFMLDRVYQEKAQRLERLIEELEKLIKDIDLLVETIIRSCRVLWRQRELLLSVEGVGPSVALCLIIETEAFTRFDDPRKFACHAGVAPFRYTSGSSQHSRNKVSQRANKQIKTLLHMAALSITGRKSGELKAYYERKVKEGKNKMTVINAIRAKLIARMFAVIKKDQFYTPVYS; from the coding sequence ATGGAAAACTTTTATTTTATCGGGGTAGACGTTAGTAAAAAGAAACTTGATTTTTGCGTGTTGCTAAACGGCACGATAGTTCTTGAAGAAGTAGTAAACAATAACATCCCGTCGATACGTCGTTTCCTGGAAACGTTCTTGGTTGATTTTAAAACCTCGATCGATAACCTGCTAGTCTGTGCCGAGCACACGGGGCAGTACACCTTCCCCCTGTCAATCGCTTGCCAGTCTCTCTCTTGTGGTTTATGGCTTGAAAATCCAGCGCAGATCAAGTATTCTTCGGGCTTCTCACGTGGGAAGAATGACAAGGTCGATGCTCACCGAATCGCTCGCTACGCCTCTCGTTTCAGTGACAACGCTCGTTATTACCAGCGTCCTCGGGAAGAGATCGAGCGCCTCAAGCAGTTAAGGAACGAGCAAGACCTTTACAAGTCGGACTTGGCCAAGTACAAGGGGCAACTCTCCGACCAACGAGAGTTCATGCTTGATCGAGTCTATCAAGAGAAGGCTCAAAGACTGGAACGGTTGATAGAAGAGCTGGAAAAATTGATCAAAGATATCGATCTACTCGTCGAGACAATTATCCGTTCCTGCCGTGTTCTCTGGCGTCAGCGGGAGTTGTTGCTATCAGTCGAGGGGGTTGGGCCGAGTGTCGCCCTTTGCTTGATCATCGAGACAGAAGCGTTCACGCGCTTCGATGATCCCCGCAAGTTCGCCTGTCATGCCGGGGTAGCACCTTTCCGTTACACCTCGGGAAGCAGTCAACATTCCAGGAACAAGGTATCCCAGCGGGCGAACAAGCAAATCAAGACGTTGTTACACATGGCTGCCTTGTCGATCACGGGAAGGAAGTCTGGTGAGTTAAAGGCGTATTACGAGAGAAAGGTTAAGGAAGGAAAGAACAAGATGACGGTCATTAACGCGATCAGGGCAAAGCTGATCGCGAGAATGTTTGCTGTCATCAAAAAAGATCAATTTTATACCCCTGTTTATTCATGA
- a CDS encoding OPT family oligopeptide transporter, with product MEQENKQMNSLPDNAYRELAPGEEYKPMMPANAKPKEVTPYSVTFGIIMAVIFSAAAAYLGLKVGQVFEAAIPIAIIAVGVGNMLGKKNMLGQNVIIQSIGASSGVIVAGAIFTLPALYILGLEAQFYQIFLSSLFGGFLGILLLIPFRKYFVKDMHGKYPFPEATATTEVLVSGEKKGNQAKLLAVSGLIGGLYDFCVSTFGWWAEGISTRIMGWGEVLADKMKVVFKVNTGAAVLGLGYIIGLKYAAIICAGSFTVWFVLIPFISHFADGQTLAVGEGITVLLRDMTPEQIFSNYARHIGIGGIAMAGVIGIIRSSSIIKQALGLAVSELGGKKKGNSVVERTQRDISMKFILSGIISVLIATFVFFQFGVLGNLTHTIIATLIVFVISFLFTTVAANAIAIVGSNPVSGMTLMTLILSSLVLVSAGLSGTSGMMAAMIIGGVVCTALSMAGGFITDLKIGYWLGTTPARQEGWKFLGTAVSAATIAGVMMVLNQTYGFVGENALVAPQANAMAAVIKPLMEGGATPWLLYFAGAALALILTMIGVPALAFALGMFIPLDLNTPLLIGGLISWYVGTRSKDENVNKARRERGTLIASGFIAGGALMGVVSAILKYCGADWFISWSGAEVLAVVMYILIILYFIYDSMKAKLAD from the coding sequence ATGGAGCAAGAGAACAAACAAATGAATTCACTCCCGGATAACGCGTACCGGGAACTCGCCCCGGGCGAGGAGTACAAGCCGATGATGCCGGCAAATGCAAAACCCAAGGAAGTTACGCCTTATTCCGTGACATTCGGTATTATCATGGCGGTCATTTTTTCCGCGGCAGCAGCTTATCTTGGACTGAAAGTGGGCCAAGTATTCGAGGCTGCAATTCCTATCGCTATTATTGCTGTTGGTGTGGGCAATATGTTGGGAAAGAAAAATATGTTGGGACAAAACGTGATTATCCAATCTATCGGGGCTAGTTCCGGTGTGATCGTGGCCGGGGCAATCTTTACGCTTCCGGCTCTTTACATTTTAGGACTGGAGGCTCAATTTTACCAGATATTCCTTTCTTCTCTATTCGGAGGTTTTTTGGGTATCTTGTTATTGATTCCTTTCCGGAAATATTTCGTGAAAGACATGCACGGAAAATATCCATTCCCGGAGGCAACGGCAACCACGGAAGTACTGGTTTCCGGAGAAAAGAAAGGTAATCAGGCTAAACTACTGGCAGTAAGTGGTCTGATCGGAGGTCTGTATGATTTCTGCGTGAGCACTTTCGGTTGGTGGGCAGAAGGAATCTCTACCCGTATCATGGGATGGGGAGAAGTACTTGCTGACAAAATGAAAGTGGTGTTTAAAGTGAACACGGGGGCGGCTGTACTCGGATTGGGATATATTATCGGCTTGAAATACGCGGCGATTATTTGTGCCGGTTCTTTCACCGTCTGGTTCGTGCTGATCCCTTTTATCAGCCATTTTGCTGATGGACAGACATTGGCTGTCGGAGAGGGAATTACGGTATTGTTGCGGGATATGACCCCAGAACAGATATTCTCAAATTATGCCCGCCATATCGGTATCGGTGGTATTGCGATGGCTGGTGTGATCGGTATTATCCGTTCTTCTAGTATTATCAAACAAGCTTTAGGCTTGGCCGTTAGTGAATTAGGAGGTAAGAAAAAAGGGAATAGCGTGGTGGAGCGTACACAGCGTGATATCTCCATGAAATTCATCCTTTCCGGGATTATCTCCGTGTTGATCGCAACGTTTGTGTTCTTCCAATTTGGCGTGTTGGGTAATTTGACTCACACGATCATCGCTACTTTGATTGTATTCGTTATCTCCTTCTTGTTTACGACCGTGGCGGCAAACGCTATTGCTATCGTGGGTTCGAATCCGGTATCCGGAATGACATTGATGACATTGATTTTGAGTTCATTGGTATTGGTTAGTGCCGGGTTGAGCGGAACAAGCGGAATGATGGCTGCCATGATTATCGGTGGTGTTGTTTGTACCGCGTTGTCTATGGCTGGAGGTTTCATTACCGACTTGAAAATCGGTTACTGGTTGGGTACAACTCCTGCCAGACAGGAAGGATGGAAATTCTTGGGAACGGCCGTTTCTGCTGCCACGATTGCCGGTGTTATGATGGTGTTGAACCAGACTTACGGCTTCGTGGGTGAGAATGCATTGGTAGCCCCGCAAGCAAACGCGATGGCTGCCGTGATCAAACCTTTGATGGAAGGAGGGGCAACTCCTTGGTTACTATACTTTGCCGGAGCGGCATTGGCATTAATCCTGACGATGATCGGAGTTCCTGCGTTGGCTTTTGCCTTGGGAATGTTTATCCCGTTGGATTTAAATACCCCGTTATTGATAGGTGGTTTGATTAGCTGGTACGTGGGTACTCGTAGTAAAGACGAAAATGTGAACAAAGCTCGCCGTGAACGCGGTACGTTAATCGCTTCCGGATTTATTGCCGGTGGTGCGTTAATGGGTGTGGTTAGTGCCATCTTAAAATATTGTGGTGCTGACTGGTTTATCAGTTGGAGTGGTGCCGAAGTGTTGGCTGTCGTGATGTATATACTGATTATCCTTTATTTCATCTACGATTCGATGAAAGCTAAACTGGCAGATTAA
- a CDS encoding AAA family ATPase — protein sequence MKERMSAIRRGLLDTIDSRARLIAIKGSRGVGKTNFLLDFCKDHYKDDPSCLYVNINNLFFAMEGLFNFVERFYKLGGKVLLLDQIHKYPNWDRELRDAYDRFPDLQIVFTASSILRVKSNKYLHGIVEMYNLSGLSFREFLELETGYKFPVYSFEEIVEHHEEIVNDILEKVRPLAFFNNYLKYGYYPIYLEEKSHIDYLLKNINLTLEFDIPYNNQIELKYLTKLKQLLFIVANGNSNINISKLSAQIGVSRATVLNYLHYMKNARLLTLLFDRESDDENGLKPNQVFLHNPNLLNAVCLDQTDSLMVRKTFLISQLCAVAKLNFSGNEDLFVNQKYEVSVRQQGDKGRVRDSVILMTDMIERGKKNVIPLWLAGFVY from the coding sequence ATGAAAGAAAGGATGTCGGCCATCCGTCGCGGTTTATTGGATACGATAGATTCTCGTGCCCGGTTGATCGCGATAAAAGGAAGTCGTGGTGTGGGGAAGACAAATTTTCTGCTCGACTTTTGTAAGGATCATTATAAGGATGATCCCTCTTGTCTTTACGTGAACATCAATAACTTGTTCTTTGCGATGGAAGGATTGTTTAATTTCGTGGAACGTTTCTACAAGTTGGGAGGGAAAGTCTTGTTGTTGGATCAGATACATAAGTATCCAAACTGGGATCGGGAATTACGGGATGCCTACGATCGTTTTCCGGATCTGCAAATCGTTTTCACGGCATCTTCTATTTTGCGGGTCAAATCAAACAAATATCTACATGGGATCGTGGAGATGTATAATTTGAGTGGCTTGTCATTCCGGGAGTTTCTGGAGTTAGAAACAGGGTATAAATTCCCTGTTTATTCTTTCGAGGAGATCGTCGAACATCACGAGGAGATCGTGAATGATATCCTCGAAAAAGTACGTCCATTAGCTTTTTTCAATAACTATTTAAAATATGGTTATTATCCCATATATTTAGAGGAAAAATCGCATATCGATTATTTATTGAAAAATATCAATTTAACATTGGAGTTTGATATCCCGTACAATAATCAAATCGAACTGAAATACTTGACGAAACTAAAGCAATTACTTTTTATCGTGGCAAACGGTAATAGTAATATTAATATCAGTAAGTTGAGTGCACAGATCGGTGTGTCCCGGGCAACGGTGTTGAACTACCTGCATTACATGAAGAATGCCAGGTTGTTGACGTTGTTGTTTGACCGGGAGAGTGATGACGAGAACGGGTTAAAACCGAATCAAGTGTTTTTGCATAATCCGAATTTGTTGAATGCCGTCTGTTTGGATCAGACGGATTCTCTAATGGTTCGAAAAACATTTTTAATAAGTCAGTTATGTGCCGTGGCGAAATTGAATTTTTCGGGGAATGAAGATTTGTTCGTGAACCAGAAATACGAGGTTTCCGTGCGGCAACAAGGAGATAAAGGGCGAGTCCGGGATTCGGTAATTCTGATGACCGACATGATCGAACGAGGTAAAAAGAATGTTATACCCTTGTGGCTTGCCGGTTTTGTGTATTGA
- the pepT gene encoding peptidase T: protein MDLKDRFLKYVSFDTQSDETSETFPSTEKQKVLLKYLVEEMKSLGLTEVEMDEHSYAMGTIPATPGYENRPVIGFISHVDTSPDMSGVNVKPQIIENYDGKDIRLNENLMMTVKDFPELSAFKGHTLITTDGTTLLGADDKAGVAEIMTAAEYLMTHPEIKHGKIRIGFTPDEEVGRGVDYFNVERFGAKFAYTIDGGFEGELEYENFNAASARVAIQGRNVHPGYAKDKMINALQVAAEVNSLLPAWERPEHTDGYEGFYHLVGLNGSVENAEISYIIRDHIREKFEAKKQFMTQVVELLTRKYGEGVLTLTLKDQYYNMREMVEPHPEVIDKAFKAMEQAGVTPIVRPIRGGTDGARLSYMGLPCPNLFTGGMNFHGKFEYCSLDTMRRAQQTILNLIQLWAE, encoded by the coding sequence GTGGATTTAAAAGATCGTTTTTTGAAATACGTGAGTTTCGACACGCAGAGTGACGAAACGAGCGAGACTTTCCCTTCTACCGAAAAGCAAAAAGTGTTGCTGAAATACTTGGTAGAAGAAATGAAATCTCTTGGATTAACCGAGGTGGAGATGGACGAGCATAGCTATGCCATGGGTACGATTCCTGCTACTCCGGGATACGAGAATCGCCCGGTGATTGGTTTTATTTCTCACGTGGACACGAGCCCGGATATGAGTGGTGTGAATGTCAAACCGCAGATTATCGAGAATTACGACGGAAAAGATATCCGTTTGAACGAGAATTTGATGATGACGGTAAAGGATTTTCCGGAATTGTCTGCATTCAAGGGACACACGTTGATTACGACCGACGGGACAACGTTATTGGGAGCTGACGATAAGGCGGGTGTTGCCGAGATCATGACGGCTGCCGAGTATCTGATGACACATCCCGAAATCAAACATGGGAAAATCCGTATCGGTTTCACGCCGGACGAGGAAGTGGGCCGGGGAGTCGACTATTTCAACGTGGAGAGATTCGGTGCGAAATTCGCTTACACCATTGATGGTGGTTTCGAGGGAGAGTTGGAGTACGAGAACTTCAATGCTGCCAGTGCCAGGGTTGCGATTCAAGGACGAAACGTGCACCCGGGTTATGCCAAAGATAAAATGATTAATGCGTTGCAGGTTGCTGCCGAGGTGAATAGCCTGTTGCCGGCATGGGAACGTCCGGAACACACCGATGGATACGAGGGCTTCTATCATTTGGTAGGATTGAACGGTTCCGTGGAGAATGCAGAAATCAGTTATATCATTCGTGATCATATCCGGGAGAAATTTGAAGCTAAAAAGCAATTCATGACCCAAGTGGTGGAACTTTTAACCCGGAAATATGGCGAAGGAGTGTTAACGTTGACCTTGAAGGATCAATATTACAATATGCGTGAGATGGTTGAACCGCATCCGGAAGTGATCGACAAGGCATTCAAGGCGATGGAACAGGCCGGGGTAACCCCGATTGTCCGTCCTATCCGCGGGGGTACCGACGGGGCTCGTCTTTCATACATGGGATTGCCTTGCCCGAATTTATTCACCGGGGGGATGAACTTCCACGGTAAGTTCGAATATTGTTCTTTGGACACGATGAGACGTGCACAACAGACGATTTTGAACTTGATTCAGCTTTGGGCAGAATAA